A portion of the Faecalibacterium sp. I3-3-89 genome contains these proteins:
- a CDS encoding ketopantoate reductase family protein: MRILVYGAGVQGCELAHRLLQNKKNVVTMLARGEWKERLDQRGLVIRHWAQCRTTVDRVTTIDTLAPDDCYDLVFVAVQAGQLPDVLPILKQNKSEYFVFVGNDPHAVEVMQAMQRPADKVAFGFQSSGGHRDVDKVVSAHVGVDMTVGGATAPLSGVFRYRLKTAFEGAKYKLNFVSDMDAWLKCHIALILPVCYLCYACKGDLSKATKEQRELVLDAAWEGCEMLKAAHIPVDDKENTDCYRAGTPGRRKMDAMLLAICKTPLGRLCVSDHAMHAVAEMQYLDEAFEGLRAQTQTQMTAWDTLRGQMPSWDIIRKKTAKTRR, from the coding sequence ATGAGGATACTGGTCTATGGTGCAGGGGTGCAGGGCTGTGAACTGGCCCACCGTCTGCTGCAGAACAAGAAGAACGTCGTCACCATGCTGGCGCGGGGTGAGTGGAAGGAAAGGCTCGACCAAAGGGGCCTCGTGATCCGCCACTGGGCGCAGTGCCGCACCACGGTGGATCGGGTGACGACCATCGACACGCTGGCCCCGGACGACTGCTACGACCTCGTTTTTGTGGCGGTGCAGGCCGGGCAGCTGCCCGATGTGCTGCCCATCCTCAAGCAGAATAAGAGCGAGTACTTCGTCTTTGTGGGCAACGACCCCCATGCGGTGGAGGTCATGCAGGCCATGCAGCGCCCGGCGGACAAGGTCGCGTTCGGTTTTCAGAGCAGCGGCGGACACCGGGATGTGGATAAGGTGGTCAGCGCCCATGTCGGCGTGGATATGACCGTCGGCGGGGCCACAGCACCCCTTTCGGGCGTCTTCCGCTACCGCCTCAAGACAGCCTTCGAGGGCGCAAAGTACAAGCTGAACTTTGTCAGCGACATGGACGCATGGCTCAAGTGCCACATCGCCCTCATCCTGCCGGTCTGCTATCTCTGCTACGCCTGCAAGGGCGACCTCTCCAAGGCCACCAAGGAGCAGCGGGAGCTGGTCCTCGATGCCGCGTGGGAGGGCTGCGAGATGCTCAAGGCCGCGCACATCCCGGTGGACGACAAGGAGAACACCGACTGCTACCGCGCCGGGACTCCCGGACGCCGGAAGATGGACGCCATGCTGCTGGCCATCTGCAAGACCCCGCTGGGCCGTCTCTGCGTCTCCGACCACGCGATGCACGCCGTGGCTGAGATGCAGTACCTCGACGAGGCCTTCGAGGGCCTCCGCGCCCAGACACAGACCCAGATGACCGCATGGGATACCCTGCGCGGGCAGATGCCCTCGTGGGACATCATACGGAAGAAAACGGCAAAAACAAGACGATGA
- a CDS encoding heavy-metal-associated domain-containing protein — protein MVQTTLKVNGMMCGMCESHINDVVRKTAQVEKVTSSHTKGETVIVSAQPLDIEALKAAIAATGYTVTGAEEKPYEKKGFFSFLKH, from the coding sequence ATGGTGCAGACGACGCTGAAAGTGAACGGGATGATGTGCGGGATGTGCGAGAGCCACATCAACGATGTGGTGCGCAAGACCGCGCAGGTGGAGAAGGTCACTTCTTCCCACACCAAGGGCGAGACGGTCATCGTCTCGGCCCAGCCGCTGGACATCGAAGCCCTGAAGGCTGCCATCGCAGCCACTGGCTACACGGTGACTGGCGCGGAGGAAAAGCCCTACGAGAAAAAGGGCTTCTTCTCGTTTTTGAAGCACTGA
- the yfcE gene encoding phosphodiesterase: MKWMIASDLHGSAYYGKRMVEAFEREGAGRLLLLGDLLYHGPRNDLPRDYAPKEVIPMLNSLKNRLCCVRGNCDAEVDQMVLDFPVMADYCILPAGEKLIYATHGHIYNLKNLPPLAEGDILLHGHTHVPAWTEFGQGNVYINPGSLSIPKENSPHSYMTLEDGVFYWKDVDTGEIYRTRVL, from the coding sequence ATGAAATGGATGATCGCATCCGACCTGCACGGGTCGGCGTACTATGGTAAAAGGATGGTGGAGGCTTTCGAGCGGGAGGGGGCCGGGCGGCTGCTCCTGCTGGGGGATCTGCTCTATCACGGCCCCCGGAACGACCTGCCCCGGGACTATGCGCCCAAGGAGGTCATCCCGATGTTGAACAGCCTGAAGAACAGGCTCTGCTGTGTCCGAGGCAACTGCGATGCCGAGGTGGATCAGATGGTGCTGGACTTTCCGGTGATGGCGGATTACTGCATCCTCCCGGCGGGCGAAAAGCTCATCTACGCCACCCACGGGCATATCTATAACTTAAAGAACCTGCCGCCGCTGGCCGAGGGGGACATCCTGCTCCACGGCCACACTCATGTCCCGGCGTGGACGGAGTTCGGGCAGGGAAACGTCTACATTAACCCCGGCTCCCTGAGCATCCCGAAAGAAAACAGTCCCCACAGCTATATGACGCTGGAGGACGGCGTATTTTATTGGAAAGACGTAGATACGGGAGAAATATACCGCACCCGTGTACTGTGA
- a CDS encoding MATE family efflux transporter, with protein MNDTFMKTRPVFPLLVSMALPNVISMLVNSLYNIVDSLFVAQINEQAMTALSLVFPIQNFVNAVAIGFGVGINALVALYRGAGDHDKADAAATHGMALSVLHGLLCTLLATAIMPGFLARFTADSTIVSMGVTYSAIVFFFAIVNMASLAFEKIFQAVGRMKLTMLALISGCVCNILLDPILIFGLGPVPALGIAGAALATGIGQTVTLVLYLVVYCTTASPVRLRRNALRPDASLEGRLYAIGVPAILNLALPSLLVTFLNDLLAAFSESYVVVLGIYYKLQTFLYLPVSGIVQGMRPLISYNYGAKEHARVAKLYQLTLGMSTVIMAAGTVICMAASAPLIGLFSSNPETIAIGQTALRIICLGFVVSSVSTTSSGALEGLGKGMASLVISLCRYILFIMPLAWLLCRQLGPTGVWHAFWATEVLSAIIAFAVYRRGVSKK; from the coding sequence ATGAACGATACCTTTATGAAGACAAGGCCCGTCTTCCCGCTCCTCGTGTCCATGGCCCTGCCCAACGTCATCTCCATGCTGGTGAACTCGCTGTACAACATCGTGGACAGCCTCTTCGTGGCTCAGATCAATGAGCAGGCCATGACGGCCCTCTCCCTCGTGTTCCCCATCCAGAACTTCGTGAACGCTGTCGCCATCGGCTTCGGCGTGGGCATCAACGCCCTTGTCGCCCTCTACCGGGGCGCAGGCGACCATGACAAGGCCGATGCAGCCGCCACCCACGGCATGGCCCTCTCGGTGCTCCACGGCCTCCTGTGCACCCTGCTGGCCACGGCCATCATGCCCGGCTTCCTCGCCCGGTTCACCGCCGACAGCACCATCGTCTCGATGGGCGTCACCTATTCCGCCATCGTCTTCTTCTTTGCCATCGTGAACATGGCCAGCCTCGCCTTCGAGAAGATCTTTCAGGCTGTGGGCCGGATGAAGCTCACCATGCTCGCCCTCATCTCGGGCTGCGTGTGCAATATCCTGCTGGACCCCATCCTCATCTTCGGCCTCGGCCCGGTGCCCGCGCTGGGCATCGCCGGTGCGGCGCTGGCCACCGGCATCGGTCAGACCGTCACCCTCGTCCTCTACCTCGTGGTCTACTGCACCACAGCATCGCCCGTCCGCCTGCGCCGGAATGCCCTGCGGCCCGACGCCTCGCTGGAAGGACGCCTCTATGCCATCGGCGTGCCTGCTATCCTGAATCTGGCCCTGCCCTCCCTGCTGGTCACCTTCCTGAACGACCTGCTGGCCGCCTTCTCCGAGAGCTATGTGGTGGTGCTGGGCATCTACTACAAGCTCCAGACCTTCCTTTACCTGCCTGTCAGCGGCATCGTGCAGGGGATGCGCCCCCTCATCAGCTACAACTACGGCGCGAAGGAGCACGCCCGAGTAGCGAAGCTCTACCAGCTCACCCTCGGCATGAGCACCGTCATCATGGCGGCGGGCACGGTCATCTGCATGGCTGCCTCCGCGCCCCTCATCGGCCTCTTCTCCTCGAACCCCGAGACCATCGCCATCGGCCAGACGGCCCTGCGCATCATCTGCCTCGGCTTCGTGGTGTCCTCGGTGTCCACCACCTCCTCCGGCGCGCTGGAAGGTCTGGGCAAGGGCATGGCCTCGCTGGTCATCTCCCTCTGCCGCTACATCCTCTTCATCATGCCGCTGGCGTGGCTGCTCTGCCGCCAGCTCGGCCCCACCGGCGTCTGGCACGCTTTCTGGGCCACCGAGGTGCTGTCGGCCATCATCGCGTTCGCGGTGTATCGGAGGGGCGTCTCCAAGAAGTGA
- a CDS encoding Na/Pi cotransporter family protein → MVQGTEMLFALFGGLAMFLYGMDRMSRALQRAAGDAMKRLLARLTATPLLGVLTGLAVTAVLQSSSAATVMVIGFVSAGLLELPRAVAVIYGINIGTTMTAQLIAFDAQQLVYPVLFAGFVIDFAARKARWQAVGEAVFSFGLLFEGIGILGRALQPLAGQEVFLGWMTRVKASPLLGILLGLGMTMVVQSSSATIALLQNVARQAGPDGIHSVLGLAGAVPVLLGDNIGTTVTALLACIGQGRDAARAALAHSCFNLSGSLLAAALLPGFVRLVELVSPRGPELEIISRQIANAHTLFNICCALLWLPLLPWMVRLVCALVPEE, encoded by the coding sequence ATGGTGCAGGGGACGGAGATGCTTTTCGCGCTGTTCGGCGGGCTGGCGATGTTCCTCTACGGGATGGACCGGATGAGCCGTGCCTTACAGCGGGCGGCAGGCGACGCCATGAAGCGGCTGCTGGCCCGGCTGACGGCCACACCGCTGCTGGGGGTGCTTACCGGGCTGGCCGTGACGGCGGTGCTCCAGAGCAGCTCGGCGGCGACGGTCATGGTCATTGGCTTCGTCAGCGCCGGACTGCTGGAGCTGCCCCGGGCTGTGGCCGTCATCTACGGCATCAACATCGGCACGACCATGACGGCCCAGCTCATCGCCTTCGACGCCCAGCAGCTGGTGTATCCGGTGCTGTTTGCGGGTTTCGTCATCGATTTCGCGGCCCGCAAGGCCCGCTGGCAGGCCGTGGGAGAGGCGGTATTCTCCTTCGGGCTGCTCTTCGAGGGCATCGGCATTCTGGGCCGGGCCTTGCAGCCCCTCGCGGGGCAGGAAGTTTTTCTTGGGTGGATGACCCGGGTGAAGGCGTCGCCGCTGCTGGGCATCCTGCTGGGGCTGGGCATGACGATGGTGGTACAGAGCAGCTCGGCCACCATCGCGCTCCTGCAGAATGTGGCCCGGCAGGCCGGGCCGGACGGCATCCACAGCGTGCTGGGCCTCGCCGGGGCGGTGCCCGTCCTGCTGGGGGACAACATCGGCACTACAGTCACAGCTCTGCTGGCCTGCATCGGGCAGGGCAGGGACGCCGCCCGGGCTGCGCTGGCCCACAGCTGCTTCAACCTCAGCGGAAGCCTGCTGGCGGCGGCGCTGCTGCCCGGGTTCGTCCGGCTGGTGGAGCTGGTCTCCCCCAGAGGCCCGGAGCTGGAGATCATTTCCCGGCAGATCGCCAACGCCCACACCCTCTTCAACATCTGCTGCGCCCTGCTCTGGCTGCCCCTCCTGCCGTGGATGGTGCGGCTGGTCTGTGCGCTGGTGCCGGAGGAGTAG
- the ftsH gene encoding ATP-dependent zinc metalloprotease FtsH, with product MVWSVMGSGSGSTSGSTMSYSTVVHYFEHNQVTAFTLDRNTSVITLNLKEGDLPLPDVSSTQSTTQATGGLLSGMFSTSSESTGAVQEDDGTVTVRYKLPYAYVFIENVEKYIESYDAANPDAPMTYDYTSLKETIPWMEIIFYLGMLGCTGFLLFSMMRGGVGGGGGIMNVGKAKVKDEHENKKTATFADVAGEDEEKEELKEVVEFLKSPDKFNSLGARIPHGVLLVGPPGTGKTLLARACAGEAGVPFYSISGSDFVEMYVGVGASRVRDLFDKAKKTMPCIIFIDEIDAVGRQRGAGLGGGHDEREQTLNQLLVEMDGFEANDGVIVMAATNRADILDKALLRPGRFDRQVYVGLPDVKGREEILKVHTKNKPLAPDVSLRVIAQRTAGFAGADLENLVNEAALLAARRSRKAITMEDIEEASMKVMAGPEKKSRVVTPEEKKLTAYHEAGHAVAGFYCKHHPRVHEITIIPRGQAGGYTMYLPEKDRSYVTKGEMFEDIVSSLGGRVAEQLILDDISTGASNDLQQATNIARQMITKYGFSERLGPVVYGTSQEETFLGRDFGQGKGYSETTAAEIDSEMRDIIDEAYETCRRTLTEHIDQLHALAQALMEREKLNEKEFNAVMAGETLPPREDPDAKPAEAEPTVQPVEQAEAAEPAEPAEAAEPVDAAPQAAPGTPDEGEAAE from the coding sequence ATGGTCTGGTCGGTGATGGGCAGCGGCTCGGGCAGCACCAGCGGCTCGACCATGAGCTACTCCACCGTCGTCCATTATTTTGAGCACAATCAGGTCACGGCCTTCACGCTGGACCGCAACACCAGCGTCATCACCCTGAACCTGAAGGAGGGCGACCTGCCCCTGCCGGACGTCTCCTCCACCCAGAGCACCACGCAGGCCACCGGCGGCCTGCTGAGCGGGATGTTCTCCACCTCGTCGGAGTCCACTGGCGCGGTACAGGAGGACGACGGCACTGTCACCGTCCGCTATAAGCTGCCCTACGCCTACGTTTTCATCGAGAACGTGGAGAAATATATCGAGTCCTACGACGCGGCGAACCCCGACGCGCCCATGACCTACGACTACACCTCCCTCAAGGAGACCATCCCATGGATGGAGATCATCTTCTATCTGGGGATGCTGGGCTGCACTGGCTTCCTGCTCTTCTCCATGATGCGGGGCGGCGTCGGCGGTGGCGGCGGCATCATGAATGTCGGCAAGGCCAAGGTAAAGGACGAGCACGAGAACAAGAAGACGGCCACCTTTGCCGATGTGGCCGGTGAGGACGAAGAGAAGGAAGAGCTGAAAGAGGTCGTGGAGTTCCTGAAGAGTCCCGACAAGTTCAACTCTCTGGGCGCACGCATCCCCCATGGCGTGCTGCTCGTCGGCCCTCCGGGCACCGGCAAGACCCTGCTGGCCCGCGCCTGTGCCGGTGAGGCCGGCGTGCCCTTCTACTCCATCTCCGGCTCGGACTTCGTCGAGATGTACGTCGGCGTGGGCGCATCCCGCGTGCGCGACCTCTTCGACAAGGCAAAAAAGACGATGCCCTGCATCATCTTCATTGATGAGATCGACGCAGTGGGCCGTCAGCGCGGTGCCGGCCTCGGCGGCGGCCACGATGAACGTGAGCAGACGCTGAACCAGCTGCTGGTGGAGATGGATGGCTTCGAGGCCAACGACGGCGTCATCGTCATGGCTGCCACCAACCGCGCCGACATTCTGGACAAGGCCCTGCTCCGTCCGGGCCGCTTCGACCGTCAGGTCTACGTCGGCCTGCCCGACGTCAAAGGCCGTGAGGAAATACTCAAGGTCCACACCAAGAACAAGCCCCTCGCCCCGGATGTCTCGCTGCGGGTCATCGCACAGCGCACCGCGGGCTTTGCAGGCGCTGACCTCGAGAACCTCGTCAACGAGGCCGCTCTGCTGGCTGCACGCCGCAGCCGCAAGGCCATCACGATGGAGGACATCGAGGAGGCATCCATGAAGGTCATGGCCGGCCCGGAGAAAAAGAGCCGGGTCGTCACCCCCGAGGAGAAGAAGCTCACTGCCTACCATGAGGCGGGCCATGCAGTGGCGGGCTTCTACTGCAAGCACCACCCCCGTGTGCATGAGATCACCATCATCCCCCGCGGTCAGGCAGGCGGCTACACCATGTATCTGCCCGAAAAGGACCGCAGCTACGTCACCAAGGGCGAGATGTTCGAGGATATTGTGTCCAGTCTGGGCGGCCGCGTGGCCGAGCAGCTCATCCTCGACGACATCTCCACCGGTGCGTCCAATGACCTGCAGCAGGCCACGAACATCGCCCGCCAGATGATCACCAAGTACGGCTTCTCCGAGCGCCTCGGCCCTGTGGTCTACGGCACCTCGCAGGAGGAGACCTTCCTTGGCCGCGATTTTGGTCAGGGCAAGGGCTACAGCGAGACCACCGCTGCCGAGATCGACAGCGAGATGCGGGACATCATCGACGAGGCCTACGAGACCTGCCGCCGCACCCTCACCGAGCACATCGACCAGCTCCATGCGCTGGCACAGGCTCTGATGGAGCGCGAGAAGCTGAACGAGAAGGAGTTCAACGCCGTGATGGCAGGCGAGACCCTGCCCCCGCGTGAGGACCCGGACGCAAAGCCCGCCGAGGCCGAGCCGACCGTCCAGCCTGTGGAGCAGGCTGAGGCCGCAGAACCTGCTGAGCCTGCCGAAGCTGCCGAGCCGGTGGACGCTGCCCCGCAGGCAGCCCCCGGGACGCCGGATGAGGGCGAAGCAGCCGAGTAA
- the hpt gene encoding hypoxanthine phosphoribosyltransferase, which produces MTMHDDIMKVLVSEEELKAKVAELGAQISRDYEGKNLVLVSILKGSVVFMADLMRAVTIPCNIDFMVVSSYGGGNTTSTGLVKIIKDLDGDLSGKDVLIVEDILDTGITLSNLVPMLKMRNPNSVKICTILDKPSRRKADIAPDYEGFAVPDEFVVGYGLDYDEKYRNLPYIGVLKPRVYEK; this is translated from the coding sequence ATGACCATGCATGATGATATTATGAAGGTCCTCGTCTCGGAAGAGGAACTGAAAGCAAAGGTAGCAGAGCTGGGCGCTCAGATCAGCAGGGACTACGAGGGCAAGAACCTCGTCCTCGTCTCCATTCTCAAGGGGTCGGTGGTCTTTATGGCCGACCTGATGCGGGCTGTGACCATCCCGTGCAACATCGACTTTATGGTGGTGTCTAGCTACGGCGGCGGCAACACCACCAGCACCGGCCTCGTCAAGATCATCAAAGACCTGGACGGCGACCTGTCCGGCAAGGATGTGCTCATCGTAGAGGATATCCTCGACACCGGCATCACCTTGTCCAACCTTGTGCCCATGCTCAAGATGCGCAACCCGAACTCGGTGAAGATCTGCACCATCCTCGACAAGCCCAGCCGCCGCAAGGCGGACATCGCCCCGGACTACGAGGGCTTCGCTGTGCCGGACGAGTTCGTGGTGGGCTATGGCCTCGACTACGATGAAAAGTACCGCAACCTGCCCTACATCGGTGTGCTCAAGCCCCGCGTCTACGAAAAGTAA
- the tilS gene encoding tRNA lysidine(34) synthetase TilS, translating to MTCEEILQTVCGFCAREGLLEGRRQIALAVSGGADSMALLCLMRPLAEENGITLTVCHVNHGLRGETADRDEAFVREACARLGLPLRVFHAAELEAEVGRPQTGEDWARRLRYACFGRLLAEGIDAVATAHTGSDQAETLLFRLARGTGLHGAAGIRPSRPGYLRPLLCLTRADTEAVCRACGETWVTDETNEADDYARNRLRHGALPALCAANRAAERNLARFCEKAARADEYFARQAESLLASARVTDPKCLPGGARCALRTGQPVWWLTALRQADPLILDTALHRLVEPVRDAEEKYIRLLAALVERGSGAVQLTDNIRFCGREGLLWREESDNNIRPQGEKADVPERAVSLPEGGDYPLPGGGTLQIRVVSACFEEKTQVVHKKDLKNQADYAKINLICPALRLRCRQPGDRFRPAGRGTDRELRKWMNEAGIPPRERDTLPLLAAGKQVLWVCGEGFADGLAPGPDTERLLQVKLENWEESNHDHA from the coding sequence AGGCGGCAGATCGCGCTGGCCGTCTCGGGCGGGGCGGACAGCATGGCGCTGCTCTGCCTCATGCGCCCGCTGGCCGAGGAAAACGGCATCACACTCACGGTCTGCCATGTCAACCACGGCCTGCGGGGGGAGACAGCCGACCGGGACGAGGCCTTCGTCCGGGAGGCCTGCGCCCGGCTGGGTCTGCCGCTGCGGGTCTTCCATGCCGCTGAGCTGGAAGCAGAGGTGGGCAGGCCGCAGACCGGGGAGGACTGGGCGCGCCGTCTGCGGTACGCCTGCTTCGGGCGGCTGCTGGCAGAGGGGATAGACGCCGTCGCAACGGCCCATACTGGAAGTGATCAGGCCGAGACGCTGCTGTTCCGGCTGGCCCGGGGAACGGGCCTCCACGGTGCGGCGGGCATCCGGCCCAGCCGGCCGGGCTACCTGCGGCCCCTGCTCTGCCTGACCCGGGCCGACACCGAGGCCGTTTGCCGCGCCTGCGGGGAGACGTGGGTGACAGACGAGACCAACGAGGCCGACGACTACGCCCGCAACCGCCTGCGCCACGGCGCGCTGCCTGCCCTTTGCGCAGCCAACCGCGCCGCCGAGCGCAATCTGGCCCGCTTCTGCGAGAAGGCCGCCCGGGCGGACGAATACTTCGCCCGGCAGGCGGAAAGCCTGCTGGCCTCGGCCCGGGTGACAGACCCGAAGTGCCTGCCCGGCGGGGCAAGGTGCGCCCTGCGCACCGGACAGCCGGTGTGGTGGCTGACAGCTCTGCGACAGGCCGACCCTCTCATCCTCGACACGGCCCTCCACCGCCTCGTGGAGCCGGTGCGGGACGCGGAGGAAAAGTATATCCGGCTGCTGGCGGCTCTCGTGGAGAGAGGCAGCGGCGCGGTGCAGCTCACCGACAACATCCGCTTCTGTGGACGGGAAGGGCTGCTCTGGCGGGAGGAAAGCGACAACAACATCCGCCCGCAGGGGGAAAAAGCAGATGTTCCGGAGCGTGCAGTATCCCTGCCCGAGGGCGGCGATTACCCGCTGCCCGGAGGCGGAACGCTGCAGATTCGGGTGGTTTCGGCCTGTTTTGAAGAAAAAACACAGGTCGTTCATAAAAAAGACTTAAAAAATCAGGCGGATTATGCTAAAATAAACTTGATATGTCCTGCTCTGCGGCTGCGCTGCCGTCAGCCGGGCGACCGCTTCCGCCCGGCTGGGCGGGGGACAGACCGGGAGCTGCGCAAATGGATGAACGAGGCGGGTATCCCGCCCCGGGAACGGGACACGCTGCCGCTGCTGGCGGCAGGAAAGCAGGTGCTGTGGGTCTGCGGCGAGGGTTTTGCCGATGGGCTTGCCCCCGGGCCGGACACAGAGCGGCTGCTGCAAGTGAAACTGGAAAATTGGGAGGAATCGAATCATGACCATGCATGA